A window of Deltaproteobacteria bacterium contains these coding sequences:
- a CDS encoding N-acetyltransferase → MKNIRDCKIHPTAKIMDFVNLYECEIGEGVFVGPFVEIQRGVKIGKGTRISSHSFLCEGVEIGEHCFVGHGVMFTNDLFDSPYPDDGKYTQRPTRIGDYVRIGSNVTILPVNIGNHAVIGASAVITRDIEASTVWKGHPAHKICSIEEFLNHSSSKRSRL, encoded by the coding sequence ATGAAAAACATTCGAGATTGTAAAATTCATCCTACTGCAAAGATCATGGATTTTGTAAATCTCTACGAATGCGAAATCGGAGAAGGTGTTTTCGTGGGACCTTTTGTCGAAATCCAACGAGGGGTGAAAATCGGAAAGGGCACTCGCATTAGCAGCCACAGCTTTCTGTGCGAAGGCGTAGAGATAGGAGAACATTGCTTTGTAGGGCATGGGGTAATGTTTACTAACGATCTTTTTGATTCCCCTTATCCCGATGATGGAAAATACACTCAACGGCCTACTCGCATTGGAGATTATGTCCGCATCGGTTCTAATGTCACCATTCTTCCGGTGAATATTGGGAATCATGCGGTGATCGGAGCCAGCGCGGTTATAACCCGAGACATAGAGGCTTCCACGGTTTGGAAGGGGCACCCAGCACACAAAATTTGCAGTATCGAAGAGTTTTTGAATCACTCGTCGTCAAAGAGAAGTCGATTATAA
- a CDS encoding Gfo/Idh/MocA family oxidoreductase, translating to MKIGVLGANGNFALKRIKAIASGPDKIMAVCDQGFDRFEKSFPNLASVKKFTDYEELLKEDLEAVVVSVPDWLKKQIIPLAIKAGKHVLVEKPLSLTVQETKDYFSLARKNKVCLYAGYNLRYFPEVQALLHLIRQGHLGPIHFVRMFYGHGGIHSFLQNENWRISSESWGGAFIDMGTHLLNLAHEFMDHFESGFLDKQYIFSPNMEDHCTAILKNSQLTIELTASWTSWKSNFHLEVYGKEGVAEVEGLVKYAKYGQPGGFLRWGKKNPPHPFALKESLWSISQQTRADAEIPSTFSVDVEFLDEDWQTFSRAVQEKNFNTEAEEKMNLFVAEVMEKYYL from the coding sequence ATGAAGATTGGCGTACTTGGCGCAAATGGTAATTTTGCCTTGAAGAGAATAAAGGCAATTGCTTCGGGACCCGACAAAATAATGGCGGTTTGTGATCAAGGTTTTGATCGATTCGAAAAAAGCTTTCCAAATCTTGCTTCGGTAAAAAAGTTTACAGACTATGAAGAGTTATTGAAAGAAGATTTAGAGGCAGTGGTTGTCTCCGTTCCCGATTGGTTAAAAAAGCAGATTATCCCCTTAGCTATAAAAGCAGGTAAGCATGTTTTAGTCGAAAAACCTCTAAGTCTAACCGTTCAAGAAACTAAGGATTACTTCTCGTTGGCTCGAAAAAATAAGGTCTGTCTTTATGCAGGATATAACCTGCGATATTTCCCTGAAGTTCAGGCCTTGCTTCATTTGATTCGCCAAGGTCACTTGGGCCCTATTCACTTCGTTCGGATGTTTTATGGACACGGTGGAATTCATTCTTTCCTTCAAAATGAAAATTGGAGAATCTCTTCAGAAAGTTGGGGAGGTGCTTTCATTGATATGGGAACTCACCTACTCAATTTAGCTCATGAGTTTATGGATCATTTTGAGTCTGGTTTTTTAGACAAACAATATATTTTCTCACCGAACATGGAAGACCACTGTACTGCGATACTCAAAAATTCCCAGTTAACTATAGAGTTAACAGCAAGTTGGACCTCCTGGAAAAGTAACTTCCATCTGGAAGTGTATGGGAAAGAAGGGGTAGCCGAAGTAGAAGGGCTGGTGAAATACGCCAAATACGGTCAGCCGGGCGGTTTCTTGAGATGGGGTAAAAAAAATCCTCCTCATCCCTTTGCTCTCAAGGAATCCTTGTGGAGCATTTCCCAACAGACTCGGGCGGATGCAGAAATTCCCTCCACTTTTTCAGTCGACGTAGAATTTTTAGATGAAGACTGGCAAACCTTTAGCCGCGCTGTGCAGGAGAAAAATTTTAACACCGAGGCCGAGGAAAAAATGAATCTCTTTGTCGCTGAAGTGATGGAAAAGTACTACTTATGA
- a CDS encoding DegT/DnrJ/EryC1/StrS family aminotransferase: MTIKLFDVQTENAIIKKSFFQKFEELYDSGNFTLGFSRGPVEELEELWKNHCSRKYALALGAGTHALHMASYALGLKPGDEVIVPANTFIATALAPAFLGATIVECDVDAETLNLNRSTVEKVLTPKTKAIFSVNLYGNPAPYEELKALKIPLVEDAAHSHGAEYFSQKSGCLGDYSAFSFFPTKVVGGIGDSGMLLFDAPEMEIKLRAFRNGGQDKPHHASVMGNVYRMHVLQAQFLVEKWKIFQQVLEHRRQIAAVYDELFKDTPVRPQQVLQGCKSSYFAYVIRIPHREKVVEKLLQAKVPTTIQYRYLLHEQAVTSQIYFRASEAPEASRALKEILSLPLNFSVSKDQAAFVAEKVLNSL; the protein is encoded by the coding sequence ATGACTATCAAACTATTCGATGTCCAGACCGAAAATGCGATCATCAAAAAATCCTTTTTCCAAAAATTTGAAGAACTTTATGATTCTGGGAATTTCACTTTGGGATTTAGCCGGGGACCGGTGGAAGAATTAGAAGAGCTTTGGAAAAACCATTGTTCAAGAAAATATGCTCTGGCCCTGGGAGCAGGAACTCATGCCTTACACATGGCTTCCTATGCTTTGGGGCTTAAGCCCGGCGACGAAGTCATCGTTCCCGCAAACACCTTTATTGCCACCGCCTTAGCCCCAGCATTCTTAGGAGCTACCATTGTGGAGTGTGATGTCGATGCAGAAACTTTAAATTTGAACCGTTCTACTGTGGAGAAGGTCTTAACTCCAAAAACCAAGGCCATTTTCTCAGTAAACCTCTATGGAAACCCTGCCCCTTATGAAGAACTAAAGGCCTTAAAAATCCCCCTAGTGGAAGATGCTGCACACTCTCACGGTGCAGAATATTTTTCTCAAAAAAGCGGTTGTTTAGGAGATTACTCTGCCTTTAGTTTCTTTCCTACTAAAGTCGTGGGTGGCATTGGAGACAGTGGAATGCTTCTCTTTGATGCTCCAGAAATGGAAATAAAACTTCGAGCTTTTCGCAACGGAGGCCAAGACAAGCCTCACCATGCCTCTGTTATGGGGAATGTGTATCGCATGCATGTTCTGCAAGCGCAATTTCTGGTCGAAAAATGGAAAATTTTTCAACAGGTCTTAGAGCATCGTCGTCAAATCGCAGCGGTGTACGATGAGCTTTTTAAAGACACCCCTGTGCGACCTCAGCAAGTACTTCAGGGGTGTAAAAGTTCCTATTTTGCCTATGTAATACGAATTCCTCATCGAGAAAAAGTGGTTGAGAAATTGCTTCAGGCAAAAGTTCCTACCACAATTCAGTATCGCTATCTTCTTCACGAACAAGCTGTCACGTCTCAAATTTATTTTCGGGCTTCTGAGGCTCCCGAAGCCTCGCGAGCTTTAAAAGAGATTCTTTCATTGCCCTTGAATTTTAGCGTCAGCAAAGATCAAGCAGCTTTTGTAGCAGAAAAGGTTCTCAATAGTTTGTAA